CGGCCGTGTCGCGGGTATCAATGGCCAAGACATGCCCCAGCCGTGTCTCATCGCCCGCCTGACGCCGCGGGCTCGCGAGTCCAACTGACGTGAACATTCGCGGTCACAACCTCATGCGGACGGCCGGGGTGCTGAGTGCCTGCCTGCTCGCGCTGTCGCCGGCCGGCGTGGCGCGGGGCAGCGGTGCGAGCCCTGCAAGCGGTCGTTCCCCTGGATGCGGTCGATCCAGCAACGCTACGCGTCTCGGGGCCTGCGCGTGGTCGCGATCAATCTCGACAAGTATTTCAGCAAGGAGGGCTCTTCGGCGAGGAAGTACGCGCCGGTGCAGACCGAAGCCAGGCGTCTCACCACTTTCGATTGTCTCTGGATCCAGCTCAGAAGAGCGGCGTCGGTGCAATAGCGATGCGCGCCGACGCCGCCCGCGATCAACAGCGTGTCGAGGCCGGCACCGATTTCGCGGAAACCGTGATCCGCGTAGAGGCGAAGGCCAGACGAGGCGCGGAACGGGCCACGTTCGAGGCCGATGATCTCGACCGCATAGGCCGGGTCGCGGCGCAGGCCCTGCTCCAGCAGCCAGCGCGAGGTGCGCGAGAACACCTCGAGCGGCCCGGTGACGTCGAGGACTTGCACGTCGGGAAATGCGAGCATGGCGACGCGGCGCGTTCTTCCGCCGCGCCGCTCGTCGCCATTCCCTCCGGGCCGCCTCGACATGCCTCGAATCTGGGGCCTCGGCGGCGAGCGCACAATGACAACGTTCCCACGGATCCTGCCAGTGGGGCTAGGCGGGTGTGGTGCCCGGCGTGCCCGCTTCGAACGCCGGACGGCGCCGGCCCGCGCGGTAGAGCGCCACTCCGGCGAGGTTGAGCGCCAGCGCGACCGCGATCAGCTTGAGGGCGAACCAGCGGCGATTCTCGACGTGGACGATCGGCACGATGGTGAAGCCGATGTAGAGGATCGAAACCAGCGCTCCGGAGACGCACGCGATCTTCAGCCAGAGCGGCGCCCGGAGCCCGACGCGCTCGGCCGCGAACAGCGGGATCGCGAACAACACCACGTAGGTCGAGGCGTAGAAGATGCCGGCGGCGTTGTCGAGCAGTTGAAACGCCTCCTGCATGCCGACCCCGAGAATCCCCAGCAGCCCGAACGCCAGCGCCGTCGCGCCGACCACCAGAATCGAATTGACCGGAGTGTGGAATCGCGGATGGAGTCGCGTGAACCACTTCGGCAGCAAGTCGTCCCAGCCGGCCACCATCGGCAAGCGGGCGTTGGCGGTGAGATAGATGCTCATCAGCGCCACCATGCGGCCGATCAGCGCGAAGATCACCAGCGAGACCACGCCCCCGGCCACCACACCGAACTGACCGAGACCGCGGCTCAGCACCTGCGCCATCGGTCCGATCAGATCCACCTCTTCCGGTCCGACGTATGCGAGGACCGCTGAGGTGCCGAGGATGAACATCAACGCGATGATCGGCGCGGCGATCACCACCGAGCGCCCGATGCTGCGGCCCGGTGTCCTGCACTCCCCGGCGAGAATCGCCACGTATTCGAATCCCGTGAGGGCTCCCAGCGCGAGCTTGCTGAAGATGTTGAGATTGTTGCCGAGCATTCCGTCCCCGCTCCGCCAAAACGAAGGCACCGCCCAGCGGAGCGGGTGGTAGTACGGCAGCTTCCCGGCCAGCACGGCCGCGAAGGGAAGCAGCACCAGGGTGAGGAACGTGAGCGAGAGCAGCAGGCCGCCGGCGTTGTGGATCCATTTGCCGATCGACAGTCCGCGGGTCGAGACCCCGACCAGAACACCGACCAGCGCGCAGCTGAAAATCGTGGTGAACCAGCGACTCTGCGCGATCCAGTGGGCGCCGGGGCCGAGCGCGTAGGCGAGATTCGTCACCACCGTGAGTCCGATTCCCGACATCACGAAGATCGCGAAGATCCAGAGATCCCACGCCACCATGAAGCCGATGAACTCGTTGAATCCGAGCTTCGCCCACTGATAGAGGCCGCCCTCGAGCGGCATCAGGCGATTGAGCTCGATGACCACCGCCGCCAGCGGCAGGTAGAAGGTGGCGATCGCGAGCAGCCAGAAGAACAGCTGGTGGTCGCCGAGCTTGGCCGCGGTACCCACCCAGATGGTTCCGACCACGAACACGATCTGGGTGAGCACCAGGTCGAAGAGCCCGAGCTCCTTCTGGAAAACGGCGCTCTTGGCTTCGACCCGCTGTTCCTCGCTGCGAACTTCGAGCGCCTGCTGGCGCCGCCTCTCCCCCGCAGCCATGAGACGATCGCGCGACGGGTCTACTGCGTCGCGCGCGTGAGCTTCATCAGGGTCGTGCCGTCGGCGCCATTGAGATGAAGCACGCCGGTGGTGTCGACGAGGTAGCCCGTCACGCCTCCCAGCGCCTTCATCATGCGCGTCTCCTGCGACATCAGCTCGGGCTGGCAGGCCTTCCTGGTGGACGCCATGGGCGAAAAGTGCACCGAGGAGCCCGCGAGCCTGGCCGAGCCGCTGAACTGATTGCAGCCAGTGTTGCCGGCGACCTTGCCTCCGGTGCCGAAGGAGAGCGACGCATGGGACTGGGTCACGACCGCCTGGCCTTCGATCTCGTCCACCTGCCACTCGCTCGAGGCAAGCCCGGGATGCGGATTGACGCGCGCCGCCGATGGCTTCGCACCGGCCGCTGCGCCCGCTGCGGCGCCGGTGCCGGCGCCCGAAGCCGAGTTCATGGAGGATCCCGAGGTGGCGGTGGACTCCCGGGTCGCCGCTCCCGAAGAGGACATCGAGCTCGACGAGGAGGATGCTCCGCCCTTCCTACCGCAACTCGACAAGGGGGCGAGAAGGCACAGCATGGACACGATTCGAACGACGCGCATCGATTGAGTCGTCATCACGACGGCCCTCCTCATGAATTGGCCTTGCTTCTCAACAACCCATCCCGGCGAATCAGGCTCGACAGCTCCGAATAGGGAACCGTGAAATCGGTGGGGCCCATCACGTACGGGGCAACGTCGTAGGCATTGAAGTAGAAGCGGAAGCCCTGAGGCGTGACCGCGAACTCCGACGGCAGGTGAAAGCCGTTCGGGAACCAGTAACCGGAATCGGCGAGCGCCGACGACGCGGGAAGTCGGCGGGCCCGGCGAAACGCCTGCTCGGCGAGCTGCACGAGCTGGGGCGCCGAGCCCGCGAGCAGCAGATCGTCGGGCCGGAGCCGCCGTCCATTCGAGACGTCGAGGCTCGCGAAGTGCGTCACGGTGTTGGGGTGCGCGCCGCCGTTGTATTCGAACACCGTGGCGGCGAGCGTGGCGATGCCCGGCGGACTGGGCAGGATGGTCGCGCGCCGATCGGCATCCCAGCGTGCCATGGCGTTCGGGAACGAGCGGCGGAATTTCGCATACGCGTCGAGGTAGGCCTGCATGGCGGCCTCGGCGCTCGCGAGCGGCAGGGAGTCCACCGGGCTCCGGAGCACCCAGCCGAAGATGCAGGACTGGAGCGATTCACGCGCGGCCGGGCTCGGGGCGCCGGCGATCTCCGGGTAGTCGATGCGAATGTGCGCGCAGGCGCCGTTGCTGTCGCAGCCGGCGCTCTTCCGCTCGAAGGTGCGGATGGTGAACGCGATCTCGCCTCCGGCGGGATGCGCGGCGGGTTGTCCGCAACCTGCGGCGAGAAGAACGCCGAGCACGACGAACGGGACCGCTGCCCGAATCGTCCGCGGACCTTCGCTCGCCCGGCTGGATGGACTCACGCGGTTCCTCCGAGGCCGCGCAGTCTATCACGCCGTTCAGGAGTGGCGATTCAGGAAGGCTTCGATCCGGGCGCGCGCGAATTGTGTTGCGAATCCGCCCCAGTTCGCGTCGAAGGCATGATCGGTGGCGGGCAGCAGCCAGGTCTCACGAACGACGCCGGCGGCGGCCAGGGCCCGATCGAGGAGGGTGGCCTGATCGATCGGCACGATACGATCGCTCGCGCCGAGGAGCGTGAGGGTCGGCGGAGACTTCGCGTCGACATGACCGATCAGCGAAAGCAATCGGTAGCGATCGGGGAACTGTTCCGGAGAGCCGCCGACGTAACGCCGGATCGCGAGCGATTCGTTGTCGGGACTGCCGCCCGACGCGTGCTGGCGCTCGAGCTCGGACGATCCGTAGAGGTTGATCACGCAGCGGATCTTCACCGCCGGCTCCGGGGTGGAGGCCGGCAGCCGCGGGTCACCCATGCTGTAGGCGGCCAGCATCGCGAGATTCCCGCCGGCCGACATGCCCCACACGCTGATCCTCGCCGGATCGATCTCAAGCTCCGTGGCATGGGTTGCGACCCAGCCGATGGCGCTCTTGACGTCCGCGACTTCATCGCGCCACGTGGCGCGAGGCGGCAGGCGATAGTCGACGTCGAACACGTCGAAGCCCCGCTGGTTCAGCCATTCGTTCCACATCGGACCCTCGCCACGTTCTCCGAGCACCCACCCACCGCCGTGCACCTTGACGATTGCCGGGCGCGGCCGATTCGCGCTCGCCCTGCTTCTCCAGACGTCGAGCATCAGATCCTGGCCGTCGATGGTCGCGTACGACCGGCTCAACGAAGGACGCGGCCCGCCGCGATTCGGCGACAGGCCGGCGGCCAGGTACTGGCCGAGCGAGAGCGGCACGTGCTCGCGGCGCGCGAGGCTCCAGAGGGCGACGCACGGCGCGACGGCCAGAATCACGGTGGCTGCAGTCGACAGGCCGAAAAGCACGGACGCGAGCGGGATTCCGGCGCCGACCGCCGCGATCGTCAGGATCAGGCCGATCCCGCTCAGCACCAGGAGATGCAGCGGGAACATGAGTGCGGCTGCCCCCAGCATGCCGGGCCCGCCCCAGTTCGCGGGCTTCAACACGTAGAAGCCGGTCAGGGCGACGAAGAGGGAGAAGAGGATCGCGACGGCGGTCAGCGGCTTGGCTCCGGGGCCTCAGGCGAGGCGTTCCACCTCTTCCAGCTCTTCGCGGTTCCACTCGCGGCGCGGATGCTCGGCCCCGGGCATCGGGTCCTCGTCCAGCAGCACGCCGACCATGATCCGCCCGTGCCGGATTTCACGCTGCAAGGAACGCGCCTCGTGCTCGGGGATGCCAAGGCCGATCAACGCGTCCGCGAGACCCTGCGACGGCGCGTCTGGATCGGGCGAAGCGAGCGCGGTCACGATCGGCCCCGAGCCCACGAAGCGGGAATCGGCGAAAGCAAGCGGGCGCTGGATGCCGAGTCCCGCCACGCCCGCGCTGGCGAACGGCTCTCCCGCCGCCAGCTCGTTGACCCGCTCGGCATCGTGCGATCCTGCGAACTCGCGACGCCGCGTGCGATCGGACATGAGCAAGCTGATTTCACCCGGCGAGAAACCGGCCTTGACCAGCTCCACCACCGCGTACTCGGCGCTCGCGCGCGAGCGGAACAGGCTGCTGACGAGTGTGGACATCGTGTTCGCCTTCCCGTGGCCCGTGTGGATCCGACACTGGCGGGACGCGACCCGCGCCTTTGCGATGCCTCGGGAGTTCGGCGGGGTTCCGAAAATGGCGGCGGCGCCGGTCGACCTGATCCCGGCCGGACACTTGTGGGGGAAGCTTGGGGCAGCCGGGGCAGGAATTCGACGGCCATCAGCTCGCCGAGGCCAGCTCGCGAAGCCGGCGTTCGAGAAAACGCCGCTCCGGCTCCTGCCGCGCCAGCTCGAGGGCGCGAGCGTAAGCGCAGGCCGCTTCCTCCCGCCGTCCGAGCCGCCGGAGGAGATCGGCGCGCGCGGAGTGCGCGTGCAGATAGTCGGGCAGCTCACCGCGGGCGAGCAGCGCATCGATCAGATCGAGGCCTGCCGCCGGCCCGTCGCGCATGGCGATCGCGGCAGCCCGATTGAGCTCGACCACCGCCGAGGGCTCGGCCCGAAGCAACACGTCGTAGAGTCCCGCGATCTGCGCCCAGTCGGTGGCGGCCGCCGTCGGGGCTTCGGCATGCACCGCGGCGATCGCGGCCTGAATCGAGTAGGGACCGAAGCGCCGAGAGCCCAGCGCCCGCTCGACCAGGGCGATCCCCTCGGCGATCCGATCCCGGTCCCAGAGCGTGCGATCCTGATCCTCGAGCAACACCATTTCGCCCCCCGCCGAGGTCCGCGCGCCGCGCCGCGACTCCTGGAGCAGCATCAGGGCCAGCAGCCCGATCGCCTCCGGCTCGGGAAGCAGGTCCACGATCAGGCGGCCGAGCCGAATGGCCTCTTCGGAAAGATCGGTGCGCATGAGCGTTTCGCCCGACGAGCGCGAATAGCCCTCGTTGAACACCAGGTAGACGACGTGGAGCACCGCCTCGAGCCGCTCCGGCAGATCGGCCCGCTGCGGCACCTCGTACGGGATCCCCGCGTCGCGAATCTTCGACTTGGCGCGCACGATTCGCTGCGCCAGCGTCGAGGGCTGGGTGAGAAAGGCGTGCGCGATCTCCTCGGTGTTGAGCCCGCAGACCGTGCGCAGAGTCAGGGCGATCTGGGCATCGGGGGTGAGCGCGGGATGGCAGCAGGTGAAGATCAGGCGCAGCCGGTCGTCTTCGAGCGCCTGATCCTCCAGATCTGCGTCCCATGCCGGCGCGCCCTCGATCTGGTGGGCCAGCTCCTTCAGCTTGTCGTCGTGGCGGGCACGGCGTCGGAGCGCGTCGATCGCCTTGAATCGCCCGGTCGAGACCAGCCAGGCGCGGGGACTTGCCGGAATGCCGGTCTCGGGCCAGCGGTCGAGTGCGGCGGTGAACGCCTCGTGGAGCGCCTCTTCGGCGAGGTCGAAGTCGCCAAGCAGGCGAATCAGCGTGGCGAGGACGCGGCGAGACTCCGAGCGATAGAGGGCCTCGATCCTCCCTCGCGCGGTGGTCTCGCCGCTCGACACGGGCGAATCAGGCCCGGGCGGACTGGGCCGCTTCGCGCGCCGCCTGTTCCTTGGAGAAGTCGACGATCGGGCGCACCTCGATCGAGCCCAGGCGGGCGGATGGGATGCGCGAGGCCACCTGGATCGCGTCGTTCAGATCGCGCGCCTCGATGAAGTAGAAGCCGCCGAGCTGCTCCTTGGTCTCGGCGAACGGACCGTCGGTGGTCGAGACCTTGCCGTTCCGGACCCTCACCGTGGTGGCGGTCGCCACGGGCTGAAGCGCTTCTCCGCCAATGTAATGCCCGGTCTTCTTGATGCTCTCGGTGAAACCGAAGTACTCGCCCATGAGCGCGTCGGAGTCGCTCTTCGACATCCTGGCCATGGACTTCTCGTCGTCATAGATCAGGCACAGGTACTTCATGACTTCCTCCCGAGTTGGGGTTGGGTACGCCGTGAACACCGGTTAGTCGTTCGGGCGGGTCGGATTTCGACATCGGGGTGCACCGAATTCCAATCGGCTGGGCCTGAAGTCGTGACACGCGATCCATCGATCATCGCCCGCGAAGAGCGGCGGGACGCGCCTCTAGTCCGCTGATCGTGCCAGCGGTGCGGACTGCGAGCAAGGACTTCCGCCACGGGCGAAACGCCGTGCCCGCGACCTCCCGGACAACGTTCGGTCCGAGCCCCAAGGTCTCGCCAGCTCCTGGCCGATAACCCGGCTGTCCGAAGGGATCGGTCGTGGAGGGGAGCGTGGGCAGAGGGAAGACAGCAGACGTCTGGTTGCGCGCAGTGGCGACCGCGCTCGTGGTGGCCATCGTCGGGTCCGCACGCGCGGTCGCGGCGGAGGTTCCCGCCGTCGGCTTCGTTGGAGCGGGACTTCCCTGGCAGACCGGCTCGCTCGAGGACGTCAATCGGCCGGTCGGATGGGAAGTGGACTTCGGCGGCGTGCGTCCGATGCAAGGGTCGCGCTTCGCGGCCACGACGGGGATCGAGTTCCTGCGCTTCGGCGCCCAGCCGAGCGGGATCGTCGCGAAAGGCAGCGGCGACTCGATCCTCACCACCTCGCCCTCGAAATATGTCCTGCTGCGGGCGGGCGTGCGCTGGTATCCGCGCCGCGCCGCGCGCACGTTGCCGTACGTGGAAGGCGGCATTACGCTGGGCGGCGCCTCGCTCAAGTTCGAGACGCACGGCGTGGTGGACTCGCTGGTCTCGCACGGCACGGTGATCGCCGGCGGCGCCTACTTCACCGCCGGCCTCATGCGGGCGCGGTCGCCGGGCACCGGCTGGTTCGCCGAGCTGCGCACGCTCGGGCTTGGATC
The DNA window shown above is from Candidatus Sulfotelmatobacter sp. and carries:
- a CDS encoding DJ-1/PfpI family protein yields the protein MSRRPGGNGDERRGGRTRRVAMLAFPDVQVLDVTGPLEVFSRTSRWLLEQGLRRDPAYAVEIIGLERGPFRASSGLRLYADHGFREIGAGLDTLLIAGGVGAHRYCTDAALLSWIQRQSKVVRRLASVCTGAYFLAEEPSLLKYLSRLIATTRRPRDA
- a CDS encoding META domain-containing protein → MNSASGAGTGAAAGAAAGAKPSAARVNPHPGLASSEWQVDEIEGQAVVTQSHASLSFGTGGKVAGNTGCNQFSGSARLAGSSVHFSPMASTRKACQPELMSQETRMMKALGGVTGYLVDTTGVLHLNGADGTTLMKLTRATQ
- a CDS encoding YciI family protein gives rise to the protein MKYLCLIYDDEKSMARMSKSDSDALMGEYFGFTESIKKTGHYIGGEALQPVATATTVRVRNGKVSTTDGPFAETKEQLGGFYFIEARDLNDAIQVASRIPSARLGSIEVRPIVDFSKEQAAREAAQSARA
- a CDS encoding APC family permease, whose product is MAAGERRRQQALEVRSEEQRVEAKSAVFQKELGLFDLVLTQIVFVVGTIWVGTAAKLGDHQLFFWLLAIATFYLPLAAVVIELNRLMPLEGGLYQWAKLGFNEFIGFMVAWDLWIFAIFVMSGIGLTVVTNLAYALGPGAHWIAQSRWFTTIFSCALVGVLVGVSTRGLSIGKWIHNAGGLLLSLTFLTLVLLPFAAVLAGKLPYYHPLRWAVPSFWRSGDGMLGNNLNIFSKLALGALTGFEYVAILAGECRTPGRSIGRSVVIAAPIIALMFILGTSAVLAYVGPEEVDLIGPMAQVLSRGLGQFGVVAGGVVSLVIFALIGRMVALMSIYLTANARLPMVAGWDDLLPKWFTRLHPRFHTPVNSILVVGATALAFGLLGILGVGMQEAFQLLDNAAGIFYASTYVVLFAIPLFAAERVGLRAPLWLKIACVSGALVSILYIGFTIVPIVHVENRRWFALKLIAVALALNLAGVALYRAGRRRPAFEAGTPGTTPA
- a CDS encoding RNA polymerase sigma factor, yielding MSSGETTARGRIEALYRSESRRVLATLIRLLGDFDLAEEALHEAFTAALDRWPETGIPASPRAWLVSTGRFKAIDALRRRARHDDKLKELAHQIEGAPAWDADLEDQALEDDRLRLIFTCCHPALTPDAQIALTLRTVCGLNTEEIAHAFLTQPSTLAQRIVRAKSKIRDAGIPYEVPQRADLPERLEAVLHVVYLVFNEGYSRSSGETLMRTDLSEEAIRLGRLIVDLLPEPEAIGLLALMLLQESRRGARTSAGGEMVLLEDQDRTLWDRDRIAEGIALVERALGSRRFGPYSIQAAIAAVHAEAPTAAATDWAQIAGLYDVLLRAEPSAVVELNRAAAIAMRDGPAAGLDLIDALLARGELPDYLHAHSARADLLRRLGRREEAACAYARALELARQEPERRFLERRLRELASAS
- a CDS encoding alpha/beta hydrolase, with translation MLKPANWGGPGMLGAAALMFPLHLLVLSGIGLILTIAAVGAGIPLASVLFGLSTAATVILAVAPCVALWSLARREHVPLSLGQYLAAGLSPNRGGPRPSLSRSYATIDGQDLMLDVWRSRASANRPRPAIVKVHGGGWVLGERGEGPMWNEWLNQRGFDVFDVDYRLPPRATWRDEVADVKSAIGWVATHATELEIDPARISVWGMSAGGNLAMLAAYSMGDPRLPASTPEPAVKIRCVINLYGSSELERQHASGGSPDNESLAIRRYVGGSPEQFPDRYRLLSLIGHVDAKSPPTLTLLGASDRIVPIDQATLLDRALAAAGVVRETWLLPATDHAFDANWGGFATQFARARIEAFLNRHS
- a CDS encoding DUF3298 domain-containing protein, giving the protein MSPSSRASEGPRTIRAAVPFVVLGVLLAAGCGQPAAHPAGGEIAFTIRTFERKSAGCDSNGACAHIRIDYPEIAGAPSPAARESLQSCIFGWVLRSPVDSLPLASAEAAMQAYLDAYAKFRRSFPNAMARWDADRRATILPSPPGIATLAATVFEYNGGAHPNTVTHFASLDVSNGRRLRPDDLLLAGSAPQLVQLAEQAFRRARRLPASSALADSGYWFPNGFHLPSEFAVTPQGFRFYFNAYDVAPYVMGPTDFTVPYSELSSLIRRDGLLRSKANS